The following proteins are co-located in the Herpetosiphon gulosus genome:
- a CDS encoding class I SAM-dependent methyltransferase, whose amino-acid sequence MSANSEWPELNAQSNAVWETNAEHWDSAMGQDGNRFHLQLVRPAMLSLLELQTAQRVLDIGCGNGLFARHLAELGATVLAVDASTSLIERAKQYPSPAMLEYQVVDATDFAQLLALGAASFDALVSTMVLMDLPTIEPLFQAAAKLLKSQGRFVLATVHPCFQTPQSRKIVEQFENAQGEVETHARLQIGSYLTPTVHQGVGVAGQPVAQFNFHRSLTSLLGVAFAAGFVLDGLLEPSYPPTTASTHPFSWANFSEIPPVLVLRLRLR is encoded by the coding sequence ATGAGTGCAAATAGCGAATGGCCTGAATTAAACGCTCAATCCAATGCTGTTTGGGAAACCAACGCCGAGCATTGGGATAGCGCGATGGGCCAAGATGGTAACCGTTTTCATTTGCAATTGGTGCGGCCTGCGATGTTGAGTTTGTTGGAGTTACAAACGGCGCAGCGTGTACTTGATATTGGTTGTGGGAACGGTCTTTTTGCACGACATTTGGCGGAATTAGGTGCAACGGTGCTGGCAGTTGATGCTAGCACCAGCTTAATTGAACGTGCCAAGCAGTATCCAAGCCCGGCTATGCTCGAATATCAAGTTGTTGATGCCACCGATTTCGCGCAATTGCTGGCTTTAGGGGCTGCAAGCTTTGATGCCCTGGTTTCAACGATGGTGCTGATGGATTTGCCCACGATTGAGCCTTTATTTCAAGCAGCAGCCAAATTGCTCAAATCGCAAGGCCGTTTTGTGCTGGCAACGGTGCATCCATGTTTTCAAACTCCGCAAAGCCGCAAAATTGTTGAGCAATTTGAAAATGCCCAAGGCGAAGTTGAAACCCATGCGCGACTACAGATTGGCAGCTATCTCACGCCAACAGTGCATCAAGGAGTGGGGGTGGCAGGTCAACCAGTTGCTCAATTCAACTTTCATCGTTCATTGACGAGTTTGCTTGGGGTTGCATTTGCAGCGGGATTTGTGCTTGATGGATTGTTAGAGCCAAGCTATCCCCCTACTACAGCCAGCACTCACCCGTTCTCATGGGCCAATTTTAGTGAAATTCCCCCAGTTTTGGTGCTGCGCCTACGGTTACGCTAG
- a CDS encoding isoprenyl transferase has translation MTVQQLETTVAPRHVAIIMDGNGRWAQGRGLPRLAGHHAGTGNIKRIVREAIALGIPYLTIYAFSTENWKRPSWEVRGLMRIMAEYLDRELRELHAEGVRLHLLGTLDGVDSALAKKIQNAITLTANNTALTLSVAFNYGGRADIVNAVREIVAKGINPEDISDEMIAGHLYTSGIPDPDLIVRTSGEQRLSNFLIWQAAYSEYYMTPLLWPDFGPDQFREAVSNFGNRERRYGGRIGEGEMVK, from the coding sequence ATGACCGTACAACAACTTGAAACTACTGTCGCACCTCGACATGTCGCAATAATAATGGATGGCAATGGCCGTTGGGCACAAGGCCGTGGACTCCCCCGTCTGGCAGGGCATCATGCTGGAACTGGAAATATCAAACGAATCGTGCGCGAGGCTATTGCCTTAGGCATTCCCTATCTCACGATTTATGCCTTTTCAACCGAAAATTGGAAGCGCCCATCGTGGGAAGTGCGCGGATTAATGCGCATTATGGCTGAATATCTTGATCGTGAGTTGCGTGAGTTGCACGCTGAAGGGGTGCGCTTGCACTTGCTGGGCACGCTCGATGGGGTCGATTCAGCCCTCGCCAAGAAAATTCAGAATGCCATTACCTTGACTGCCAATAATACAGCCTTGACGCTCTCGGTAGCCTTCAACTATGGCGGTCGCGCCGATATTGTCAACGCTGTCCGCGAAATCGTCGCCAAGGGGATCAATCCTGAAGATATTAGCGACGAGATGATTGCTGGTCACTTGTATACATCGGGCATTCCCGACCCCGATTTGATTGTACGCACCAGTGGCGAGCAACGCCTAAGCAACTTTTTGATTTGGCAGGCTGCCTATAGCGAATATTATATGACTCCGCTGCTCTGGCCCGATTTTGGCCCCGATCAGTTTCGTGAGGCTGTCAGCAATTTTGGCAATCGCGAACGACGTTATGGTGGTCGCATCGGCGAAGGTGAAATGGTCAAATAA
- the rsmG gene encoding 16S rRNA (guanine(527)-N(7))-methyltransferase RsmG, whose protein sequence is MIDRELLQTTLAEWQLTLTTSQIDRLEQYVALLTQWSERMNLVAPSTLPEATRRHLLDSFSLATTCEQAPASLADIGSGAGLPGIPLAILWPETEVLLIESIGKKAEFLRHVAQELQLERVLVEVERAEVVGRERRWREHFALVTARAVANLATLAEYCLPLCKVGGMWLAPKGFDIEPEVQDAEQAITILGGQLRAVYNVTIPAEPVRSLVVVDKVASTPLTYPRTVGTPSKKPL, encoded by the coding sequence ATGATCGATCGTGAACTATTGCAAACCACCCTGGCTGAGTGGCAACTAACCCTGACCACGAGCCAAATCGACCGCTTGGAGCAGTATGTGGCGTTGCTAACGCAATGGAGTGAGCGCATGAATTTAGTTGCGCCCTCGACCTTGCCCGAAGCAACCCGCCGCCATCTGTTGGATTCGTTTTCGTTAGCGACGACCTGCGAGCAAGCTCCCGCCAGTTTGGCCGATATTGGCTCAGGCGCGGGCTTACCAGGTATTCCTTTAGCGATTTTATGGCCCGAGACCGAAGTTTTACTGATCGAATCGATCGGCAAGAAGGCCGAATTTTTGCGCCATGTGGCTCAAGAATTACAGCTTGAGCGGGTCTTGGTTGAGGTCGAACGGGCCGAGGTTGTGGGCCGCGAACGGCGCTGGCGCGAGCATTTTGCGCTGGTTACTGCTCGGGCTGTCGCCAATTTAGCGACCCTCGCCGAATACTGTTTGCCCTTGTGTAAAGTTGGTGGCATGTGGCTTGCACCTAAAGGTTTTGACATTGAGCCAGAAGTGCAAGATGCCGAGCAGGCCATAACCATTCTTGGAGGTCAATTACGGGCGGTCTATAACGTCACCATTCCAGCTGAACCTGTCCGTTCACTTGTTGTCGTAGACAAAGTAGCTTCAACCCCATTGACCTATCCACGCACGGTTGGCACACCATCCAAAAAGCCTTTGTAA
- a CDS encoding LysE family transporter, with product MLLKGLILGFSIAAPVGPIGVLCIRRSLIHGRLAGFLSGLGAATADGLYGMLAAFGLAAALNNVDQASGWLLGLRIISGLFLGYLAIKTMLSRPATEAANVKADNLWAMYASTLFLTLTNPLTILSFATVFAGLGITAYGWDSVWLVVGVTTGSALWWLLLSGGVSLLRERVQAYSIWINRISGLIILGFALAVLLG from the coding sequence ATGTTGCTGAAAGGGCTTATTTTGGGGTTTTCGATTGCCGCACCAGTCGGGCCGATTGGCGTGTTGTGCATTCGACGCAGCTTAATTCATGGGCGTTTGGCGGGCTTTTTATCGGGCTTGGGAGCGGCAACTGCCGATGGTTTGTATGGCATGTTGGCGGCGTTTGGTTTGGCGGCAGCCCTCAATAATGTTGATCAAGCTTCGGGGTGGTTGCTGGGATTACGGATTATCAGCGGCCTATTTCTCGGCTATTTGGCGATTAAAACCATGTTGAGTCGTCCGGCAACCGAAGCGGCTAATGTCAAAGCTGATAATTTATGGGCGATGTATGCCTCGACGCTCTTCTTGACCTTAACCAACCCTTTGACGATTTTATCGTTTGCCACGGTATTTGCTGGCTTGGGAATCACGGCCTATGGCTGGGATAGCGTCTGGTTGGTAGTGGGCGTGACCACGGGTTCGGCTTTATGGTGGTTGCTCTTGAGTGGCGGCGTGAGCTTGTTGCGTGAGCGGGTGCAAGCCTATAGCATTTGGATTAATCGAATTTCTGGCCTGATTATTTTGGGCTTTGCGCTTGCGGTATTGTTGGGATGA
- a CDS encoding alpha/beta fold hydrolase: MSTYVIDGQELHIRDNRRNAPVALLIHGWSSSWFTWTPLLQALGTRYSYMAVDLPGYGRSPAPKHPITIDWYADLMAKLIEEASDRPVVVLGHSMGGQIAMTLALRHPMLVERLILLNPVVSGRLSTFINLFVAPHILLERTRLGGKILSYLENTPLSYINQLMKPILFAERAAISQQDYDRIRADARRPGQGRVRAACYEAMKMGDLRGKLKQIQPPAQVIWGAEDNTVPLRDAGAVADEWPQADLRLIPNAGHWPHFEQYETTMRYIASFLGLPILPSLPNDQVQQQRDLDVGEIAQFLSNTELGQDLSESQRLRVAGLCHQHHFAPQDVLALEDSSGDELFIVQDGQVDVLVRISNELGIEEARRVNVLMAGQIAGEMALIQGKGGRRTADLRAGKSGATVLSIDSRYLFALFEDDASLGLKLMQNLARSLVQRLRVQNWQLQLAEQRAEVHR, from the coding sequence ATGTCAACCTATGTCATCGACGGACAGGAACTGCATATCCGCGATAATCGCCGTAATGCCCCCGTCGCGCTCTTAATTCATGGCTGGTCGAGTTCCTGGTTTACTTGGACTCCCCTGTTGCAAGCGCTTGGCACGCGCTATTCGTATATGGCGGTCGATTTGCCTGGTTATGGGCGTTCGCCTGCGCCCAAACACCCAATTACGATCGATTGGTATGCCGATTTGATGGCCAAATTGATTGAGGAAGCCAGTGATCGGCCTGTGGTGGTGCTTGGACACTCGATGGGTGGCCAAATTGCTATGACTTTAGCTTTGCGTCACCCAATGCTGGTTGAACGTTTGATTTTGCTCAATCCAGTCGTTAGCGGGCGACTATCAACCTTTATCAATTTGTTTGTGGCTCCGCATATTTTGCTCGAACGTACCAGATTGGGCGGCAAAATTCTGAGCTACCTCGAAAATACGCCTTTAAGCTATATCAATCAGTTGATGAAGCCGATTCTCTTTGCTGAACGCGCCGCAATTTCGCAGCAAGATTATGATCGGATTCGCGCTGATGCACGGCGACCAGGCCAAGGCAGAGTTCGTGCTGCCTGCTATGAAGCCATGAAAATGGGCGATCTGCGCGGCAAACTCAAGCAAATTCAACCGCCAGCTCAAGTGATTTGGGGTGCTGAAGATAACACTGTGCCGTTGCGTGATGCTGGCGCGGTTGCTGACGAATGGCCCCAAGCTGACTTGCGTTTGATTCCGAATGCTGGGCATTGGCCACATTTTGAGCAATATGAAACCACCATGCGCTATATTGCCTCTTTTTTGGGCTTGCCAATTTTACCGAGCCTGCCGAATGATCAAGTGCAACAGCAGCGCGATCTTGATGTGGGTGAAATTGCCCAGTTTCTCTCGAATACTGAGTTGGGCCAAGATTTGAGTGAATCGCAGCGCTTACGGGTGGCGGGCTTGTGTCATCAACATCATTTTGCCCCGCAAGATGTGCTGGCACTCGAAGATTCGAGCGGCGATGAGTTGTTTATTGTGCAAGATGGCCAAGTTGATGTCTTGGTGCGAATCAGCAATGAGCTTGGCATCGAGGAAGCACGGCGGGTCAATGTGCTGATGGCGGGTCAAATCGCTGGCGAAATGGCCTTGATTCAGGGCAAAGGTGGCCGACGTACCGCCGATTTACGCGCTGGCAAATCGGGCGCAACCGTGCTTTCGATCGATAGTCGTTATCTATTTGCCTTGTTTGAAGATGATGCCTCACTAGGCCTGAAGCTGATGCAAAATCTGGCTCGCTCGTTGGTGCAACGTTTGCGGGTGCAAAATTGGCAATTACAATTAGCCGAACAACGCGCCGAAGTCCATCGCTAA
- a CDS encoding HAD-IA family hydrolase produces the protein MLRFPVVCFDVGFTLLDERVDAHDLIGEVLQELGLQVEPSLIRDARKATNRWYHQRYHSLDNNDWSSDATIRTLWLEFYQHLFDQIDPTLDHALLGDRLIAHYEQPENWVPFNDVRETLDSLQAKGIRIGIVSDWASSLRPILTYNKLLPYFDFAVISADAGYAKPMTDLYQLAIKRSGVAADQIIHIGDSYYADVLGARAVGMQAALIDRHKRIPKADCPILHDLRDLLQLV, from the coding sequence ATGCTGCGTTTTCCGGTAGTCTGTTTTGATGTAGGCTTTACCTTGCTCGATGAGCGGGTTGATGCTCACGATTTAATTGGTGAGGTGCTGCAAGAATTGGGCTTGCAGGTTGAACCCAGCCTGATTCGCGATGCCCGAAAAGCGACTAATCGTTGGTATCATCAGCGTTATCATTCGCTCGATAATAACGATTGGAGTTCCGATGCCACGATTCGCACGCTTTGGCTAGAATTCTATCAACACCTATTCGATCAAATCGATCCAACGCTTGATCACGCGCTGCTTGGCGATCGCTTGATTGCGCACTACGAGCAGCCCGAAAATTGGGTTCCCTTCAATGATGTGCGCGAAACCCTCGATAGTTTGCAGGCCAAAGGCATTCGAATTGGGATTGTCTCGGATTGGGCCAGCAGTTTACGGCCTATTCTGACCTACAACAAACTGTTGCCCTACTTCGATTTTGCGGTTATTTCGGCGGATGCCGGCTATGCCAAACCCATGACCGACCTGTATCAACTGGCGATCAAGCGCTCTGGTGTTGCCGCCGATCAGATTATTCATATTGGCGATAGTTATTATGCTGATGTATTGGGCGCTCGCGCAGTTGGCATGCAAGCAGCATTAATCGACCGTCACAAGCGCATTCCCAAAGCCGATTGCCCAATTCTGCACGATTTACGCGATTTATTGCAGTTGGTTTGA
- a CDS encoding DUF4406 domain-containing protein, translating into MADHAALMILIAGPYRSGTGDDPAKIAANVHLMESYVLPLFNAGHLPVLGEWLALPMVDLAGSKRIGDEIFNAIFHPIAERLVIRCDAVLRVGGPSAGADQMLELAKAHGRQCFERLQDIPGCSELIDPQEY; encoded by the coding sequence CCCTATCGTTCTGGCACTGGCGACGATCCAGCTAAAATTGCGGCCAATGTTCATTTAATGGAATCGTATGTGTTGCCATTGTTCAATGCTGGCCATTTGCCAGTGCTTGGCGAGTGGTTGGCCTTGCCAATGGTCGATTTGGCTGGCTCTAAACGGATTGGCGATGAGATCTTTAATGCGATTTTCCACCCAATTGCTGAGCGCTTGGTAATTCGTTGCGATGCGGTGTTGCGGGTTGGCGGGCCTTCGGCAGGTGCTGATCAGATGCTTGAACTGGCCAAAGCCCATGGTCGCCAATGCTTTGAGCGTTTGCAAGATATTCCTGGCTGTAGCGAGTTGATCGATCCCCAAGAATATTAG
- a CDS encoding PspA/IM30 family protein: MSLLSRVRDLVSANLNAMLDKAEDPEKMVNEYMRQLQEQLYEAKTAVASAMADETKLHNKMVTFQTEADQWQSKAEAAVRASDDELAKAALGRKANAQKMADTYRQQYEQQDEQVEQLQKALVSLESRLSEAKAKKELIIAKKNRAETQEAIQRTVQGLGNLNAMDKLSQMEERVDDRLAQADAMSKLEGSSLETRFADLERDTAVEDELAALKAKMGKQ, encoded by the coding sequence ATGTCGTTGTTGAGCCGTGTTCGCGACCTGGTTAGCGCTAATCTCAATGCGATGTTGGATAAGGCCGAAGACCCTGAAAAAATGGTCAACGAGTACATGCGGCAATTGCAAGAACAACTGTACGAAGCCAAAACCGCTGTTGCATCCGCCATGGCCGATGAAACCAAATTGCACAACAAAATGGTGACATTCCAAACCGAAGCTGATCAATGGCAATCCAAGGCTGAAGCTGCGGTTCGCGCAAGTGACGATGAATTGGCCAAAGCTGCCTTAGGCCGCAAAGCCAATGCTCAAAAAATGGCTGATACCTATCGCCAACAATACGAACAACAAGACGAACAAGTTGAGCAACTCCAAAAAGCCTTGGTCAGTCTTGAATCACGCTTGTCAGAAGCCAAAGCCAAGAAAGAATTGATTATCGCCAAGAAGAATCGCGCCGAAACTCAAGAAGCGATTCAACGCACAGTTCAAGGCTTGGGCAACCTCAATGCCATGGATAAATTATCCCAAATGGAAGAACGGGTCGATGATCGCTTGGCTCAAGCCGATGCTATGTCAAAGCTTGAAGGTAGTTCGCTCGAAACTCGCTTTGCCGACCTCGAACGCGATACTGCTGTCGAAGATGAATTGGCCGCTCTGAAAGCAAAAATGGGTAAACAATAG